One segment of Alnus glutinosa chromosome 2, dhAlnGlut1.1, whole genome shotgun sequence DNA contains the following:
- the LOC133860477 gene encoding uncharacterized protein LOC133860477 — MPTLQKFKVLATQCALVAASPTRSPTASPVIHLRRRKTLRMLLNRTDRRGRFSCRDESSEVRGMDSDPNRAPPEKAKKKERNGEIRVRHKLKDLFVSSPPPEDRVSDKRLEEDEVGLFPATGSVGDGGLAIRRGGPGRAGSFRPVTATFRYRLLRRAWRPVLVTIPE, encoded by the coding sequence ATGCCTACCTTGCAGAAATTCAAGGTCCTAGCGACGCAGTGCGCCCTGGTGGCCGCAAGTCCGACGCGGAGCCCGACGGCGAGCCCTGTCATCCACCTCCGCCGCCGCAAGACTCTCCGCATGCTCCTCAACCGCACCGACCGCCGTGGCCGGTTCTCCTGCCGTGACGAATCGTCGGAGGTCCGCGGCATGGACTCCGATCCCAATCGCGCGCCTCCAGAGAAGgcgaagaagaaagagaggaaCGGGGAGATCAGGGTCCGGCACAAGCTGAAGGACCTCTTCGTGTCATCGCCGCCGCCTGAAGATAGGGTTTCGGATAAGAGATTGGAAGAAGACGAGGTCGGGTTGTTTCCGGCAACCGGGAGCGTCGGTGATGGCGGCTTGGCGATTCGGCGCGGCGGACCCGGGAGAGCCGGTTCTTTCAGGCCCGTAACGGCGACGTTTCGGTATAGATTGCTCAGAAGAGCTTGGCGACCTGTGCTCGTCACCATCCCAGAGTAG